A window of Salvia splendens isolate huo1 chromosome 8, SspV2, whole genome shotgun sequence genomic DNA:
TAAAGATCTTCCAATCGAGTCATCATATTCGCTGCGGTCTTTTCTTTCGCTACTTCACGCAGCACCTTGTCACCGAGGCAAAGCACAATAGCACTATGCGCTTTGGCCTCAATTTCAGCCTTCTTGGCCTGCGCCCTCTCATCCAAGGCCGCCTCCTTCCCCTTTTCATCATCGACCACAAGCGCCGACACCAAGCCTTGTTGGATCAACATAGCTCGCATTTTCATTCTCCAGAGGGCAAAATCATTTTTCCCCGTGAACTTTTCTGCCTCAAACCTAGAGGCCATCGATCTTTGCAGGTTCGCTTCCAGAACGTGAAATCAACACCGATCCAAGAACCACTCTTCTCGCCTCCCTtctcttcccacagacggcgccaattgttgtGATTGGATCGCTGATTTGTTGACGTGAATGGATGAAGAGAATTGAGTGTGGAAGAATTGCGAAGAACGTTTATTGATCGAGTGAAAATTGAGCTACAAATCGAAAGGGAATCTCactctaactaactaactaaacaGGTATTTAAAGACTATCAATCTAACGGCTAGTTAGATCCGACGGCTGTGTTTTAATCTCTAAACTAAAACTTAATCGGACGGTGCCTGTGCATCTGAAGCTCGATCAAGCTTCTCATTGTGTTCTTCGTTCCATGATGATGCGGCTGAGCTATCAACTCACAGTAGTTGAGTACACTTGCATTCCCAATTGTTGACTCGAAGATCAGACATCGTCGTCGCCCGGTTTCCTAAATTTCTCCATTATCTTCTCAATGTCCGACTTGGATAGCTTCCTGCAGTTATACATTTTCGAAGTTAACAATTCGCAATGGTTGTGTTTGTTGTGTTTTTTGTGAAATAGGTTGTGTTATAAATAGTGCGAATCCATTGGTATTAAATGGGGACAGCTAACCTTCAACAAACTCTCATAAATGGATCATAAAGAGGGTACATATACAAGCAATGACTCATGAATCATAACATCAGACAGCTAGATTTAATAATCAACAGAATACACTAATTTGTGAAATAGAATAAATAGTGAAATAGAATAAGTAATACTTGGCGTGGGTTTTGAGTTGCTCGTTGATGCCGCTGACTGACGCTCTGGACAACTTCTTCTGTTGTGGCCGACTGCACCACAAAGTCGGCACTTGTAGTCCGCCATTAATCTTTTCCTGGACATTGTCATAGATCCATGTCCTTATTCTCTAACCTACACTATGCGGGCTGCCCGAGCCTTCGCTCTTGTCATTTGTCTTGCCTCTTCAACGGTTTTCTGTCTAGCACCCTTGGGATGTCCAGGCAGTTTGGTTATCTCGGGTAGCACAATATCAGGATACTTGGTCCTCTTCCATAGCTGCGGACCCAGCACCGGGTAGATGATGGGGGCGTAGATCTGTTGGAACGTTGCCTTGGAGTATATATTGGAGACGAAACTATCCACGTTCTCTGATATCGTCTCTATAGCAGCAATCGCTTGTGGACAGGATAACCTCGCCAACATCCATCTCCTGCAGCTGCACGTTTGTTCCCTCAAATTAACCGAAAACTGCTCATCTCGACCTGTATTAACTTGATAGATCCACTCGACAACCTCCCTTACCATACATTCTCCCATTTTCTATTTTGCCTTTTGGAGCTTCTTATGGATTTTCAGCCCTAACACATCCTCCATTCTGGCACCCATCTTCCTCCTTGTTGTAAATCTATCCATCAGGTACATTCAAATGCACTCTAGCATCGCATACAACGGCTTCTGACTAGAAAACAGTACACCGTGTTATAACATTCAGAAATGTTATTGACAAGGATGTCACATTTTGCATCGAACCCGAAGAAGGCTCGACTCCAGTTCTCCTTCCTTGTGTGCTCCATCAACCAGTTGTATGCGCCTTGACTTTGCTTCTTGATTTCCAATAAAGCCTCATTAAATCCATAAGTGTTGGTGGCCCGAGCTGCCTCCCAGATTTTATCCTTCAACTTTGACGAATGAAACTGCTTCTTGAAATCGTTGTGCATGTACCAAACACACATACAGTGTTCGGCATGCTCAACGCAGGCCCACATAGCATCAATTAGTCCCTAGCAGCAAAGTAAATGAACAAAAATCAATCAAAATCTGAATTAATCAAAGAATGCTGAAACCATGACAATAGTATCTTAAGGAATTATTGTACCTTTTGTTTATatgatataaatgtccatttgTTGGAGAAAGTTATTTCCAGATCCATGACTAGGAGTCCCAGAAACCAAGTCCATGTCTCCGTGTTTTCAATGTGAACAACGGCATGTGCGATTGGAAAAATCTGATCATTCGGGTCGAGCCCGACGGCTGTCAGAAGTAGTCCCTTGCCTTGGCCTTTAAGATGGCACCCATCTAGTTCTACTAAGCGGCGACAGTGGCGTTTGAGCGAGATC
This region includes:
- the LOC121745777 gene encoding uncharacterized protein LOC121745777 — its product is MGECMVREVVEWIYQVNTGRDEQFSVNLREQTCSCRRWMLARLSCPQAIAAIETISENVDSFVSNIYSKATFQQIYAPIIYPVLGPQLWKRTKYPDIVLPEITKLPGHPKGARQKTVEEARQMTRAKARAARIVKLSKSDIEKIMEKFRKPGDDDV